From Candidatus Nomurabacteria bacterium, one genomic window encodes:
- a CDS encoding acyltransferase codes for MRAASLKYIPYIDGLRAIAVIAVILFHMYPDHFQGGYLGVDIFFVISGYVITQSLYKGYLENGRVDLKKFYVRRFKRLYPALLCMLLGTTVLYLFFGFLWDTNLFVKSAVSSVFALSNVYFLFRGDEYFHQDLINPLLHTWSLGVEEQFYVLYPLLLIGILWWVRQRKLAIHTAGFIIAGVACVFFLISTYYADELIGAFYSPVARFWELGVGCALFFLREKLEQYAIPNYFAAAGLTIIGILQFFPEARFGLQLEIFFAVLSVVFIILAGGTAFLNQRVLGNRVVLYVGKISYSLYLWHLPVIYFAGLYLDAVAFVLVATVATVAAAVLSYHLVETPLRYSSGLEKFLSALVSRWKLIMVTAATIVVFSLTQVDMIRLQVNTALNDFSHTSKSINYIERTLSLGDRVQPAQTFFGRSVTVCGYGDTTSDLNRYGLREECFVAGQQGDSTLLYLTGDSHATHFIPMFEESRVVDAFYFDGFPRVPLTSEFVAGSDVIQARASEVNRVSESFETVYYVTSLHIDQQPQYAQVLEKSVREYIERFDPAVELIFIAPTPVFASGPQSCALLGRHCELSKTDDLARAAFIRDLYAEVAREYANVSIFDPYEYICPGSVCRKYVSEEDLLVIMDDDHISKEMAARLADTFDAWMMDTFAVAQKED; via the coding sequence ATGCGTGCAGCAAGTTTGAAATACATTCCTTACATCGATGGATTGCGAGCGATCGCGGTGATCGCGGTGATCCTTTTTCATATGTATCCGGACCACTTTCAGGGTGGGTACCTGGGTGTTGATATTTTCTTCGTCATATCGGGGTATGTTATTACCCAGTCGCTCTACAAAGGGTATCTAGAAAACGGCAGGGTCGATCTGAAGAAATTTTATGTACGGCGATTTAAGCGTTTGTATCCAGCGCTGCTTTGCATGCTGCTTGGTACTACCGTACTGTATCTGTTTTTCGGCTTCCTTTGGGATACAAATTTATTTGTGAAAAGCGCAGTCAGCTCAGTCTTCGCGCTTTCGAATGTATACTTTTTATTCCGTGGTGACGAATACTTTCATCAGGATCTGATCAATCCGCTGCTGCATACATGGTCACTAGGTGTGGAAGAGCAGTTTTATGTGCTGTACCCGCTTCTGCTCATTGGGATCCTCTGGTGGGTCCGCCAGCGGAAGCTGGCGATACATACTGCGGGTTTTATTATTGCTGGGGTGGCGTGTGTGTTTTTTCTGATCTCTACCTATTACGCCGATGAATTGATCGGTGCGTTCTATTCACCAGTTGCGCGTTTTTGGGAGTTGGGCGTTGGTTGTGCTTTGTTTTTCTTGCGGGAGAAACTGGAGCAGTATGCTATACCAAACTACTTTGCTGCTGCAGGATTGACGATCATTGGTATTCTGCAGTTTTTCCCTGAGGCGAGATTTGGCTTGCAGCTGGAGATATTTTTCGCGGTGTTGTCTGTGGTCTTTATCATCTTGGCTGGCGGGACGGCTTTCCTGAATCAGAGGGTGCTAGGTAATCGCGTCGTTTTGTACGTCGGAAAAATATCGTATTCATTGTATCTCTGGCACCTACCGGTGATCTATTTTGCAGGACTGTATCTGGATGCTGTAGCCTTTGTTTTGGTAGCGACAGTCGCAACTGTTGCAGCAGCGGTGCTTTCGTATCATCTGGTAGAAACGCCACTCCGCTATTCAAGTGGGTTGGAGAAATTCTTATCTGCGCTAGTTAGTCGGTGGAAGCTCATTATGGTAACCGCGGCCACCATTGTTGTGTTCAGTCTGACACAGGTCGATATGATCAGGTTGCAGGTCAACACAGCCCTCAATGATTTTTCTCATACGAGCAAAAGTATTAATTATATTGAACGAACACTCTCGCTCGGTGATCGAGTTCAGCCAGCACAGACTTTTTTTGGTAGATCCGTGACAGTGTGTGGGTATGGAGATACTACAAGTGATCTTAATAGGTATGGCTTACGAGAAGAATGTTTTGTTGCTGGTCAGCAAGGCGATTCCACCTTGCTGTATCTAACCGGAGATAGCCACGCGACGCACTTTATTCCGATGTTTGAAGAGTCTCGGGTAGTGGATGCGTTTTATTTTGACGGCTTTCCGAGAGTGCCGTTGACGTCTGAGTTTGTGGCGGGTAGCGACGTGATACAAGCTCGTGCGAGCGAAGTGAACAGAGTGAGTGAATCCTTTGAAACGGTGTACTACGTTACTTCTCTACATATTGATCAGCAGCCTCAATATGCTCAGGTGCTTGAGAAAAGTGTACGAGAGTATATTGAGCGGTTCGATCCAGCGGTCGAACTGATCTTCATCGCGCCAACGCCAGTGTTCGCTTCTGGACCCCAGTCGTGCGCACTACTTGGTCGTCATTGCGAATTATCTAAAACTGACGATCTTGCACGCGCTGCATTTATACGAGATCTGTATGCGGAGGTAGCTCGTGAGTATGCCAATGTGTCTATTTTTGACCCGTATGAATATATTTGTCCAGGGTCGGTATGTCGGAAGTATGTCTCGGAGGAAGACTTGTTGGTGATCATGGATGATGATCACATTAGTAAGGAGATGGCGGCGCGTCTCGCTGATACGTTTGATGCGTGGATGATGGACACGTTTGCCGTTGCTCAAAAAGAAGACTAA
- the acs gene encoding acetate--CoA ligase — protein MNFAQRTTRLDQEKYQEMYQRSITDPEGFWSEQAEELLVWDTKWDTVFTHDVEQGRVRWFDGGTLNVSYNCIDRHVEAGMGARVAYYWEGNEGQRIDITYQQLLEEVSRFANLLKSRGVTKGDRVCIYMPMIPEAVYAMLACARIGAVHTVVFGGFSAEALQSRIHDAACVAVITADYVKRGPKQNPLQANVDAILPDCPTVHTTVVVQIGSEPLVLGDTSVDYRAEIMKQDVVCEPESMEAEDPLFILYTSGSTGKPKGVLHTTGGYLLYAAMTHRYTFDYQPDDVYWCAADVGWITGHTYMVYGPLCNGATSVLFEGVPTYPDASRYWEVIDKYSVTTFYSTPTAIRMLMGQGDEFVTKTSRQSLQILGTVGEPINPEAWHWYHDVVGRGQCYIVDTWWQTETGGHALTPIPGTVDPKPGAAMQPFFGIQPVIVDADGNELTGECEGILLLKGSWPGQMRDLFNDHERYLEVYFSQYPGYYLPGDGVRRDADGHLWISGRIDDVMNISGRLIGTAEVESALVLHPDIVEAAAVTIPHPVKGCSMCVFVCPTASATITEETYVELGDLVKKQVGSFARPDQIVAVAALPKTRSGKIMRRIVRKIANKEYDALGDVSTLMNPESVTDLIEIVKKL, from the coding sequence ATGAATTTTGCACAGCGAACCACACGACTAGACCAAGAGAAGTATCAAGAAATGTATCAGCGATCGATCACTGATCCAGAGGGGTTTTGGTCTGAGCAGGCTGAGGAGTTGTTGGTGTGGGATACGAAGTGGGACACTGTCTTTACGCATGATGTCGAGCAGGGCAGGGTGCGTTGGTTTGATGGTGGTACTTTAAATGTGAGCTACAACTGTATAGACCGACATGTCGAGGCTGGTATGGGTGCGCGAGTAGCGTACTACTGGGAAGGTAACGAAGGGCAGCGGATCGATATCACGTATCAACAGCTATTAGAAGAGGTGTCTCGTTTCGCTAATCTATTGAAATCTCGTGGTGTTACGAAGGGTGATCGGGTGTGTATTTACATGCCGATGATACCAGAGGCGGTGTACGCCATGCTGGCGTGTGCACGCATTGGAGCGGTGCATACGGTGGTGTTTGGTGGTTTTTCAGCCGAAGCGCTACAGTCTCGGATTCATGATGCGGCTTGTGTAGCAGTGATCACTGCCGATTATGTGAAGCGTGGTCCAAAGCAAAATCCACTACAAGCCAATGTCGATGCCATTTTGCCAGATTGTCCCACGGTACATACCACTGTGGTGGTGCAGATCGGGTCTGAACCGTTGGTGCTTGGAGATACAAGTGTCGATTATCGTGCAGAAATTATGAAGCAAGATGTGGTGTGCGAGCCAGAGAGTATGGAGGCTGAAGATCCGTTGTTTATCTTGTATACGTCTGGTTCAACTGGTAAGCCAAAGGGGGTCTTGCATACAACGGGAGGGTACTTACTGTATGCAGCGATGACACACCGCTACACCTTTGATTATCAGCCAGACGATGTGTACTGGTGTGCTGCCGATGTCGGCTGGATCACAGGGCATACCTATATGGTATACGGTCCCCTCTGTAATGGTGCTACCTCAGTATTGTTTGAGGGCGTGCCGACCTATCCCGACGCATCTCGTTACTGGGAGGTGATCGACAAATATTCAGTCACGACATTTTACAGTACGCCGACTGCGATCAGGATGTTGATGGGGCAAGGAGATGAGTTTGTGACCAAGACGTCGCGGCAGAGCCTTCAGATCTTGGGTACGGTAGGTGAGCCGATCAACCCCGAAGCGTGGCATTGGTATCACGATGTGGTTGGTCGCGGACAGTGCTACATTGTCGATACCTGGTGGCAGACCGAGACGGGTGGCCACGCGCTGACACCTATTCCTGGAACGGTGGATCCAAAGCCGGGGGCAGCTATGCAACCATTCTTTGGTATTCAACCTGTGATCGTGGATGCTGATGGAAACGAGCTCACAGGAGAGTGTGAAGGGATACTGCTTCTTAAGGGTTCGTGGCCGGGGCAGATGAGAGATTTGTTTAACGATCACGAGCGGTATCTAGAGGTGTATTTCAGCCAGTATCCAGGGTATTACTTACCAGGAGATGGTGTGCGTAGAGATGCTGATGGACATCTGTGGATCTCTGGTAGGATCGATGATGTTATGAATATCTCTGGTCGACTGATCGGTACTGCAGAGGTTGAGAGCGCTCTAGTGTTACATCCGGATATTGTCGAAGCGGCGGCAGTCACTATACCTCACCCAGTTAAAGGGTGCTCAATGTGCGTCTTTGTCTGTCCGACGGCTTCTGCGACGATCACTGAGGAGACATATGTCGAGCTCGGTGACTTGGTAAAAAAGCAGGTTGGTTCATTTGCACGACCGGATCAGATCGTGGCTGTCGCAGCATTACCAAAGACCCGATCAGGAAAGATCATGCGGCGAATTGTACGAAAGATCGCAAATAAAGAATACGATGCGCTCGGCGATGTTTCCACCCTCATGAATCCGGAGTCGGTGACCGATCTGATCGAGATCGTGAAAAAGCTGTAG
- the mutM gene encoding bifunctional DNA-formamidopyrimidine glycosylase/DNA-(apurinic or apyrimidinic site) lyase: MPELPEVETVRLQLLRKVVGKTIDSVEVFHNKTVSHDVEIEDRLRGKTIEHIDRVGKLMIFSFVSEEDLFLLAHLKMTGQFFYVGKDAAVTGGGHSMTAADMNLPMKHTRVAFHFTDHTTLYFNDMRLFGYTKVVDRAEMERARNGFGPEPISDDFDCAWFADRLRRRKTSVKAALLDQSFIAGLGNIYVDEALWRAQVRPTRRADKVTKKAAVALCRAAGDVMKESIAVGGTTFQHFKDTGGENGNFTDYLKVFGQHGTKCPRCGTLIKKIRCAGRGTHYCPGCQK, from the coding sequence ATGCCAGAACTACCAGAAGTGGAAACCGTACGACTGCAATTACTGCGAAAAGTGGTCGGGAAAACGATCGATTCGGTCGAGGTATTTCACAATAAGACGGTCAGTCATGATGTAGAGATCGAAGATCGATTGCGTGGAAAAACGATCGAACACATCGACCGGGTTGGCAAACTCATGATCTTCTCTTTTGTGAGCGAAGAAGATCTATTTCTTTTGGCGCACCTCAAGATGACTGGGCAGTTTTTTTATGTCGGGAAAGATGCGGCGGTGACGGGCGGCGGTCATTCCATGACCGCCGCCGATATGAACCTACCAATGAAGCACACTCGTGTTGCATTTCATTTCACCGATCACACCACTCTCTACTTCAATGACATGCGTCTCTTTGGGTATACAAAAGTAGTCGACCGGGCGGAAATGGAACGAGCAAGAAACGGGTTTGGGCCGGAGCCGATCAGCGACGATTTTGATTGTGCATGGTTCGCTGATCGGCTCCGGAGAAGAAAGACTTCAGTCAAAGCCGCGCTCCTTGATCAATCATTCATCGCAGGCCTCGGGAATATTTATGTCGACGAAGCACTGTGGCGTGCGCAAGTACGACCGACCAGGCGAGCTGATAAGGTGACCAAGAAGGCTGCGGTCGCTCTCTGCCGCGCTGCCGGAGACGTGATGAAAGAATCGATCGCCGTCGGCGGCACTACCTTCCAACACTTCAAAGACACTGGTGGCGAAAACGGCAATTTCACCGACTATCTCAAGGTTTTTGGTCAGCACGGCACCAAGTGCCCCCGCTGTGGAACCCTCATCAAAAAGATCCGCTGCGCCGGCCGCGGGACACACTATTGTCCAGGGTGTCAGAAGTAA
- a CDS encoding DUF2061 domain-containing protein, translated as MKDSRIRSFVKGITWRFIATGTGAGITYFLTGSHELAASFIVLDVVLKLLFYYGHERAWGRVAWGRASVKVD; from the coding sequence ATGAAAGATTCACGAATACGAAGTTTTGTTAAGGGTATCACCTGGCGGTTTATCGCTACCGGTACCGGGGCAGGAATCACGTACTTCCTCACTGGTAGTCACGAGCTAGCCGCGTCATTTATTGTGCTCGATGTGGTGCTGAAACTCCTGTTCTATTACGGCCACGAACGAGCGTGGGGAAGAGTGGCCTGGGGTCGTGCCAGTGTGAAAGTCGATTAA
- a CDS encoding glycosyltransferase, producing the protein MFTFSRDVFFYMEFTLFVSMFLLVSLIVIPRQILGWWAHRKLARGELFMQYPMQKSAGGVTHFMPVYLEDHAVMHESLRLMCASYEKWTDKYAIVCIIDAADIYPEEGIELAKIAKQYDAHVFMTNARSKRKNLRNGVRWAKDPEAKGKVLEAAVEWAKDRGLLYEFSAFHDSDTVPTTPNDDIVGELLRPFADPKIGGVTTAQRIRNPDTPLLQVLDWLEDSRIGSSMAAGTLFGQVGCLPGRLYMIRSEIIVGWMDQLVEHYWNVPFLKSTFPFVGMRRVQLHAGDDREMTLRVEQLGYHTVMNPRATVVTSMPKRLRQINRIFRRWATSSQWLTFISTKYSWFRKQWFVMYQYYTDLLLTLITVFLVGRWFWLLFFSEREPLMPLFFLIVFSFLGTMLTFGSRQLWHLVRHPRRLMVLPMFVVLVTWWQFIRFQALFTPGRISVWGSRKGADESKGEVWFIPFEEFVCPA; encoded by the coding sequence ATGTTCACATTCAGTAGGGATGTGTTCTTCTATATGGAGTTCACACTCTTTGTCTCAATGTTTTTGCTCGTATCACTGATCGTGATACCGCGGCAGATACTCGGCTGGTGGGCACATCGAAAGTTGGCGCGTGGGGAACTGTTCATGCAGTACCCCATGCAAAAGTCGGCTGGTGGTGTGACTCACTTCATGCCGGTCTATCTCGAGGATCATGCAGTGATGCATGAGTCGCTTAGGCTGATGTGCGCTTCGTACGAGAAGTGGACCGACAAATATGCGATCGTCTGCATCATTGATGCGGCAGATATTTATCCTGAGGAGGGGATCGAGCTCGCGAAGATCGCAAAGCAGTATGATGCGCACGTCTTTATGACCAATGCGCGGAGTAAGCGGAAAAATCTGCGAAACGGCGTTCGGTGGGCTAAGGACCCAGAAGCAAAGGGTAAGGTGCTCGAAGCAGCGGTGGAGTGGGCGAAGGATCGAGGGTTGCTGTATGAATTTTCAGCTTTCCACGATTCTGACACGGTCCCCACGACACCAAACGATGATATTGTCGGTGAACTGCTCAGGCCGTTTGCAGATCCGAAGATCGGTGGAGTGACCACGGCCCAGCGTATTCGTAATCCGGATACGCCATTGCTGCAGGTGCTCGACTGGCTGGAGGATTCGCGTATCGGCTCGTCGATGGCGGCTGGCACGTTGTTTGGACAGGTTGGCTGTCTGCCTGGTCGGTTGTATATGATCCGGTCCGAGATCATCGTTGGTTGGATGGATCAACTCGTCGAGCACTATTGGAATGTACCGTTTCTGAAAAGTACATTCCCGTTTGTTGGTATGCGTCGTGTGCAGCTACATGCTGGCGATGACCGCGAGATGACGCTTCGAGTGGAACAGTTGGGCTATCACACAGTCATGAACCCTCGGGCGACTGTGGTGACCTCAATGCCAAAGCGGCTTCGGCAGATCAATCGCATCTTCCGCCGTTGGGCAACCTCGAGTCAGTGGCTGACCTTCATCTCGACCAAGTATTCGTGGTTCCGGAAGCAGTGGTTCGTGATGTATCAGTACTACACGGATCTCTTGCTGACACTGATCACGGTGTTCTTGGTCGGACGGTGGTTTTGGCTTTTGTTCTTCAGTGAGCGAGAGCCGCTTATGCCACTGTTCTTCCTGATCGTCTTTTCGTTCCTTGGGACCATGCTGACCTTTGGTTCACGGCAACTGTGGCACCTGGTACGACATCCGCGTCGTCTCATGGTGTTGCCGATGTTCGTGGTCCTGGTCACTTGGTGGCAATTCATTCGCTTTCAAGCGTTGTTCACACCCGGTCGCATTAGTGTCTGGGGATCGCGCAAGGGTGCGGATGAGTCAAAGGGCGAGGTGTGGTTCATTCCGTTCGAGGAGTTTGTGTGCCCGGCTTGA
- the ung gene encoding uracil-DNA glycosylase: protein MEVKIEPSWKAALKEEFEKPYFADLSQKVKEAYLSKAIYPAPKNVFNAFTLCPFDQVKVVILGQDPYHGPGQAHGLSFSVQDDVKIPPSLQNIYKEIKADIGTSVPESGNLERWAKQGVLLLNATLTVEQSKPGSHQGLGWEQFTDSVIKTISDQKEHVVFLLWGNFARSKAALIDTTKHLVLEAPHPSPFSAHSGFFGCKHFSKTNEYLEKQKLSPIDW from the coding sequence ATGGAAGTAAAAATCGAACCATCGTGGAAAGCTGCCCTGAAGGAGGAATTTGAAAAGCCTTATTTTGCCGATCTCTCACAGAAGGTGAAAGAAGCGTATCTTTCGAAGGCCATCTATCCTGCTCCGAAAAATGTCTTCAATGCGTTTACACTCTGTCCGTTTGATCAGGTGAAGGTGGTGATCCTTGGACAAGACCCATACCACGGACCCGGCCAAGCTCACGGGCTTTCCTTCTCCGTGCAAGATGATGTAAAGATCCCACCCTCACTCCAAAATATCTATAAAGAGATCAAAGCCGATATTGGTACTAGTGTACCAGAAAGTGGAAATCTTGAGCGCTGGGCCAAGCAAGGAGTCCTACTTCTCAACGCCACGCTAACGGTAGAACAAAGCAAGCCCGGCTCACACCAAGGACTCGGCTGGGAGCAGTTTACCGACTCGGTGATCAAAACTATCTCAGACCAAAAAGAGCATGTGGTCTTTCTACTCTGGGGCAACTTCGCGCGCTCAAAGGCAGCCCTCATTGATACTACAAAACACCTTGTGCTCGAAGCCCCTCACCCCTCCCCTTTCTCGGCTCACTCTGGCTTCTTTGGCTGCAAACATTTCAGCAAGACCAATGAGTACCTAGAAAAACAAAAACTATCTCCAATCGACTGGTAA